In Musa acuminata AAA Group cultivar baxijiao unplaced genomic scaffold, Cavendish_Baxijiao_AAA HiC_scaffold_1083, whole genome shotgun sequence, the sequence CTTAATCGTAGTGAATTTATATTGTTCATTGTTGGCTTTTAGTTGTTTAGTCAACCATTATATTTCTTTTgtaatgacatatatatatatgtgtgtgtgtgtatgggtAAAGAATTCAGATGATACAAAAGAATAGTAGTACTCGTGAGAGTGCGCACTGACACCCAACCAAACAAAGGAGAATAATTTCGAGGGTGCAAAAAAGTGAGCAACAAATCTACCAAGAAGACGGCCACCCAAATTGGGGTCAACAAGTGTGTGAGGTTGGGATTTGGGAAGGCCACCACCCTTTCACCCTTTTCCAAAATGGAAGAAAGGGAAGCATGGATGCATGGGAGCTATCCACCTTGCCTAAATCCATTAAAGAGATGCCGAGCTCCCATGTCTTGCTCGCCTCTCTCGAGTTCCTTCTTTCCCGCAGAGCCTATGGTTGTGAGAGAGGAAAAAGGCTATGGTGGAGACAAACAAGGCGTGGTTATACGAAGTGGGCAAGTGTGGTGGTGCGTTGGGGGGTGTCCCTTCCTTTACCCCTCTGGGAAACCCAGGAATCGTCACATCACTTCCCGCACTCAGTGGCCCCTCGCGACAGTGACAACTGATCCCCTCCACCTTTTCCGACCTTCCTCTTAAATTtctgttcctcctcctcctttctttcctCTCGTGATAtatacttttcttcttcttcttcttcttcttcttcttgcctcTGTCTGTGCGCGAGATGGATTCGCATATTACCACAAGTAATTAATGCCTCAGCCAGATTATAATCTGGAAAGGTTTTGATGTTTATCCCACGAGTCAAACTAGCTGGTGTACTTGCTTGGCTCTGTCCTTCATTCTTTACACGGCCTTTGATGTGGAATCAAGGGTGGTTTATGTTACGATGGTGAAGTCAGAAAGGCTACCTGTAACCCTAAGAGATGCAGTAGATTCTCAGCTAAGCTTTTCTCTTTTATGTTACTTTGACCGAGTAGCAATCCCGACGAGTTAAACAATGCAGTCAAATTTGCTATCTTGGTCATAGAAAGATGCCAAGCAGCATGCCAAGATATCACGAGATATAGGAGGCCACATAGCTTTTGCTCTCTAGCTGGGTTGGGTTGGCTTGGCTTGGCCGTACGTACCGTGAGTGGGGTTCCCCCGGGCATTATTGCCAGAACAGAAACCCTAAACCATGGTGCATGCCCATTCCTGTGAGCACAGGAGAAGTGGATACCGCTtctctccctctcttctccttcctctgaccctgcttcctcctcctcctcctcctcttcttcttcttcttcttcttcttcttcttcttcttcttcttcctgtggTCATGGATTCGGTCTCTCCCGCGGAGCACCTGTGTTACGTGCGTTGCACCTACTGCAACACTGTGCTTGCGGTAATTCCTTCGAGGAGAAGATTTGATGCTTTTCATGTACAGGAAAGATGTTCATGAGAATTTTCTTCACTCATATGATCttgttttcttggctactcttttaGCATCAGTGGTGACGCCTCCTCATATCACATCTTTCCTTCATTTCACCTAAGTTTCTCCCTCGCCTTTGATCTAGCACCTCAGGACCATTACTCTTTTCTCTCCTAGTCATCTCCTCGTCTGTGGCCGATATTTGACAAGATCCAGCTGAAAGCACTCTACTTTGTTATTCTACGGGTCATGTTGATAGTGTTACTGCTGTTCATGATGTTAATGTTCCCAGTTCGGGGCTCCTAATGCCTCCTAGGGTTCTTCCTGTAACTTAGGAAAATGAATTTATAGTTAGAGGAAAGAGTAATAAGTTTTGCAGATAGAAAGCAGCAGTTCAAGGGAGATCCAATTATATACATGCCCTAGTTCATGACAGTCCCGTCAGCAGTTGCAGGTCGGGGCTCCATGTAACGCAGCTGAGCATCTTGATTTGATGCCACACATAAAGAAGACAAAAAGAGGCCCCTTCAAAGCTTCAGCATATTCTATTACCATAACTTTGTCTCTCCTCTCTATACCTGTGCTGAATTCTTGCGTTTCCTCATCACCGCACTATAGGAGCACACACATGACAACCCATCAGCTTTCATTTGTATTCCCTTACCTTTCTCTTCACCAAATTATCAGCTAACGGCTAAAGAATTATGTAGAGAAGATTCACTGAATGATAGATCTGAAATATTTGcccaataaaagaagaaaaacaattgAACGGATCTCGGTGTCCGCCTTCACAGAATGCAGAAAAAGAATGAACATGGTTGGCATAATAAGATCCAACAAATAGTTACAGTGGTAGCAGAGAGTCCAAAGAACTACTTCCAACCACTTTGATGGATCCCGATCTCTTCTCTTGGATGCAGGTTGGAGTCCCATGCAAGCCGGTGATGGACACGATCACCGTGAGATGTGGCCACTGCAACCATCTCTCCTTCCTCAGCTCCAGAACCATGGTGCAGTCCCATAGCTGCAACGATTTCCAGATGGGCCTTCAGGTTTGCGTCTCCTTGTTCATTTCACTAGGCTACGTTCTAGCACACTCGGTGACAAGATGCATGGTGCAATCATTAAAATCTTGTTCTTGTGCTTCTCTCATTCTCCTTTGAGATTTGTCATTAGCTTTACTTCCAATTTGGTCCATTTTAGagtgagagatagagagagagagagaaaaaaagaaagaacctTTGTTCATCTTTCACTAACCTTTATTTTTGCAGTGGCAGTGATATTTTTCAGCTATGCATGATTCTAGCTTGTAGGCCTACATATAAGTTAGTCTGGATGTAGTTTACCTTTTTCTCTCTGAGACTGCTTTAGGAAAAGAGAGAAGGTTGGAGACTTTATATATGTCATATAACAACACTCTTCATTGTAAATTAGGGTGCTTGTGCTGATTGCCTGAGGGGCCAagcttcgtcttcctcctcctcctcctcaacttCAAGCGAACAAACCACTCAAAAACCAACCTTCGTTGTGAAACGTGAAGTTTCTTTTCACCCCCCCATGGTTTTTTGATGTTCATCTTCATATCCTCTGAAGTGATTTTTTTGAGGAATGTTAATGATGTCCTGATGACAGCTCCCGAGAAGAAACACAGAATGCCTTCAGCTTATAATCGCTTCATGAGGTAAGAATCAACAGCATTGTTTTCCAACATCATCTCACGAATGAGCTTCATGAGCATCTCAAACCTCATATATTACAGTGGTTACAAAGATGTGAAATTGCAGAGCATAGCAATCTTCTATTAATGTAGcaaagttcctttttttttttcgttaTATGCTGCTTGAAAAGCATAAAAACAATACGGAGAAAACCTTTTTTGAAGAAACAATAATAACTATTAACAGgtagagagagaaaaaagaagattTTTGCACTGTTTTCAGTGTAATTTTACTCGTTTAACATGCGGTGGATTTTCAATAGCTGCCAGTTGTGTCTTCCTGCATGAGATTTTTGTGCAAATATTATCTTCTAAGGTCCTTACCTTACTGGATCTGCAAAGAGAATATTATTGGCATATGTAGATCTACCATCTACATATAAAGAATTAAACCAGTGCATATGCAATTCCAACATCTTACATGGTAGGTCTTGACAGTGCATGACAAAGTAGTGGATTGTACATGTATCTGGAACTCTGCACACATTGTTTTGTTGCTATCATCAATTGACTTCAGAAAACCCACCTTAACACCATAGGAAATTAAAATGAATCTTCAATCCTGTGTAATCTTATCAGGCAATGCAAAGTattctgaggtattaattagtatgtgaatatttttactctcaattttGAAGTGCTCCACCCAAATTCCCTGCCAACAATGTAGAGCCAGGTCATCTTTTACATGCCTTGATTAAAGATCATCCTATTCACTGTGTGGATCATCTTAATTAGCTCCATATCCTTGAAGCTTTTTGCTCATGTTGGACAAGAACATCCTTCACCCTTCTTTCACCAATTGTGATCCTCGAATCAAGCCATGAACCATAATCCTCATCTGATCCTCGAATCAAGCTATCTTTGTTACAGATTTTTGAGGTACATCATGCATGCTGATTGGTAAATCACATTATATCACCTCAAGAATTAGTGGTGCTCTTTTGAAAAGACTGTCAACAAAAACAGCTAAGTTATCATGGTATTGGTACACCAATGAGATTGAATGAGAACTGTGAAACTTGGGAAGAAGACCACAGAGACATGTAGAGAAAAAAACAAAGCTTTTGTTAAACTATTTTTGTTGGTTGAAGTTAaaggtagaggaaatggaaaaaaaaagtagTAGTCTTTTAAGAGATCTTTAGAGAGAAAAGGACCAATCTGAATATCGAAATTCTATATTTGCATAAGAGTTCAAAAGGAAAAGCTTCATGCTCACATCTGTGAGATAATTCATGCATTATCTATGTGATATGTGTGTTTTTAATTTGTTCTAGCCAAGCCAAATGCATAGTTCCTTGCACTCGAACCACAAATTTTATCAGTACATGTAATTGGGACTGCATTCGGAAGCTTGCAAATCCTTCCTTCCTCATTAGTTTCTATGATCCAAATTAGTACATATAGTTTGATATACATACAATGACAGGGAGGAGATTCAGCGAATCAAAGCTTCTAAACCCGATATTCCTCACCGAGAAGCTTTTAGCATGGCTGCAAAGAACGTAATCACACAAACAACTCAGTTCTTCATGCATTCTTTCAGTGAACATTTTCTTCATATACTAGTGATGGCAATTTTCCTTTTTGTGCTTCGTTTTGCATTGACTGAAGTGGGCAAAGTGTGATCCTCGTTGCTCGATCATTGTTTCCACATCTGGTGATGATAAGCTGTCTCCTACTGAACAAGTGGTAAATCCTATCTTTCTGATGGAAACAACAGAATAATAGCTCGTTACTTTGGCATTAGAAACCGGTCTGTAGCTTGATGGATTAATTGTTTGTTGTCCTCTTGGCCAAATGATACAGGAAAGCAGCAGTTCCCCTACAATGGAAAGCTCCAGTTTATACAAGCAGATGGAAGAGGAGGATTAGGGTTCTCGATCGACATATGGAGCCCTTCCTCTTTGTTAGTGATGCGCTTATGGTGTTAATTTTTGTTTGATCTTCTCATCTCTCTACAACAAAACCTCTCTTGGTACTGAAGTATTTGCTAGTTATGATCCATTCATCCTATGTATGCATTGCTAATGAAGAGGAAGTGATATAAATCtgctcatatatatacatatatgtattcaTGATCCAAATCTAAGTATTCAGTCCATGTCTAGTGAGAGGAAAGGATCGCCTTATCAGTTGTGGTGTTCTCCTAACAGGTTAATTGAGGTAGACAAGCTTTGACTAGGAAAAAGAGTTGCTAATAACCTCCTGACTGTATGTTAATGCTGCAACTATGTTTGTCTCAGAAACTGGTGGGAAACCCTAGCAGTATTGGACATGTATATGACCTGGCACCGATAGTATCATCTGATGTGTGCCATGCAAAAGTTTGGTGGTATCCAAACAAACATAAGCAGAATATTTTCTGACCTCAAATAAAAAGGGAGAGAGGGGAATCTGTGGATGTGTTGGTGTTGAGATATCCTCAAGAAGAGACAAACATCAGCTTGAAGCTAAACGTGACAAGTTGTTTTCTCTTTCCTCACCCACAAAGGAAGCTGAGGACACATCCAAGACTGAGCATATACTCCTGAAGTCATCTTTATCTGATGTATGGAGCCGAGTGAAAGAAAGCAACTACACAGGAGATCTAAGACAACAAAGGTTTTGGATGAGCATCAAAGCAGATCTGTGGATGGCAGCCTGTGAATGTGACTAAGCATCTATCTTCGTTTTCATGCTCTTCCCATCAGCTAATGCTTCGACTGATGACTTGCGCACGCATCTAAATTTGACTAGACGCATGATTTCTCAATACTGAATGCTGAACAGATATTAAATCTCCCTCTATTTTCTACTTTTCTCATTAACTACATTTACTAGTCATTTAATCTAATGGTTTTGGGTCTTAAAACAATATAAAGGAATGACATTTTTTGCTTTCTGATATCATCATGGATTTCAGGATAAGACCTTTACAGAATGGACAGACAAATTAATTCACCACCTCAACATCTTGAAGGCCACAATTTTGTTTCCCTCCTGCAGCTCTATGGACCACACAGCAACATAAATAGCATCAAGTGGAGACATCTCCCAAAGCAAAACACCTTCAAGCATGCACCTCCTCCCATGTGATCAACAGTGTACTTGAAAGAGGGGTGCAActctaccaccaccaccatcattccAGACAAAACCTTGGCCTCTTTCTCTCAGCATCAAGGATGACAAAGGCTCACCGCCAAGGTGACTCCGACGAGATTGAGGTGTTCGAGGCGACACGATACTTCTCCGGTGGAATCGGTACCTGCGAAGGCCTTGGCCTTCAAGGAAGCACGAGGGAAGAGAGAGTGAGTTGGGGAGCAGGTAGGAGGAGTTTGGATACACTGAGAGCCATACTCCCCGGCCGGTCCCGAAAGGCCGACGACCAGtgcaaggagaagaagaagaacaagcagCGAAGCTCCCCTGGTGGTAAGCTAGCTAGCTTCCTCATCTCTCTCTTCAAGCAAACAATCTCTAGGAAGAAATCACAGTTCAAAGATCGACGTTTCGAGGAGATGCACACAGGGCGGAGGAGAAGCAGCGTCAGCTGTTCTCAGACTGTAAGAAGTAACGAGCTGGATTACTCCAACAGCAAGCCCAGTGGGCACCAGATCAAACCTGCTCATTTCAGCTCACACAGAGAAGCTTGGTACGAGAGAGCGAAGTCCATGGATGGTTATCCTGAGAACAAATGGGTGATCGATGGAGTTGCTAATGGGCAAGACAAGGAAGAGTCGTCCAGGCCGACAGAAGAGGATGGAGGATGGAGTGAATCCAGCTCTGATCTGTTTGAACTGAACACCTTTCATCTGGCGAGTGATCCGTTCACTGACCTGCCCGTTTATGGGAGCCCAAACTCGGATACACTCGAGAGAGCTGCTTCCATTGCTGGTGCTGCTTCGTAAGGACTCAGAATACATATTACTATATGGTGTTTGGGTCGGGTCGATCCGAATCCGCCAGTAAGGGTTTAAAGCATCTGAATCTAACTCTGATGCAATACAATTATGCGACGTAGTTTAAATTATGAGGACATGAATGCATTTCTCATATcacattaataaatttattagagCATTTCTTTTGTATGTAATAAATACCataatttattatttgatttattttaatctcTAAACCGAACCAAATCGTGTAACCGATCATAACGGTTTGTATCGTCGTACGTTATATCGGTTGTGATACGATGTACTTGTCGTTTTCAAATCTCACCCGCCCAACCGCCCCGCCCCGCCCTCCTCCACGTCACGTGGGCCCAAATGTCCAAAATTAATATCAGCGTATATGTTCTTCTAAATATTAAACTACTTTACTACGAAAATTCAAATTAATCGACCAGTTGGATATATAACATTTATTTAATtgtaaatttaatttaaattatttacacTTCAATTTAGTGGGAAACTAAGTATATAATTGATTATAAGGTACACGAAGGTTCGCTTTTGTCTCCTCATCCTCTCCGAGGCCGCAGCGTCTGTCGGCACCGACGCGTGCGACCCCCGCCTTATGGCCGCCCGCGGCGCCCGCCACCTCGACCGCCCCCTGCACCCCGAGTTCAACGCCTCCAGCGCCCCCGAGCACGCGGTCCGTGCATGCCCTAGCTTCGCGGGGCTGGAGTCCGAGAAGTCGGAGGAGTTGATCGGTCAAGGGCGGTTCCTCCTCCACTGCGCCACCAAGTGGTTCCTCATCGCCGGGCGCCAATAGCTGCCTGTGGTCGTCACCATCCTCGCCTCCGTGGACGAGGTAAATGGGGTTGAGTCTTGGTGGAGGAGCTTGCAGACTCTTGTTGGTTGCAGGATCCTTGCTGCCTGGAGAAACGACGTCACGGTCAAGAACCTGGTGCAGAACGCTTCTTTGCTGATCCTGTTGACGGAGAAGAAGTCGAGGTCTGGACTTCCCGAGGGTGTATAGGCATATGGTTTGGCTTTGGTGGTCTTTTAGTGCCTAGAGCGAGGAGGATAGGCGAACCATGGCATTTTGGAGAGCATCaatgatagaaattaagcgaagaagatagaaagatagaaattgtagaagaaactatgaaatgtataagatataattgcctaatacattttgatagtgagttcttgacagccatttatacacactcagtagggaggttatacacattcagcatggaggatttttctcaactgctgagagatttcctcaactgccttgaggaaatcttatctgcttctcaactgctgagagatttcctcaactgccttgaggaaatcttatctacttatcatgcccccgcaagattgagcttccatcaaggatgtcgatcttggaccgatgagatgaaaatagtttacgggcgagaggctttgtgagtgagtcggctagttgatctgctgtatgtacatgagaaactcggagttgatgtctggcaacttgatctcgcacaaaatggaagtcgatggctatgtgtttcatgcgggaatggaacactggattggcacataaataagtagctccaatattatcacaatatattataggaataaccgtggagttgacgttgagttccttgagcaaatttgtgacccaattgagttcagtagcGGCGGTGGtgacggcacggtattcagcttcagttgtagatcgtgcaaccgtcttttgttttttagaactccaactgattggagtagctccaaggaagacaatgtatccggacgtagatgttctatcatcaaagttccctgcccaatcagcatcagcaaaggcatggagatggagtgaagtatttttgcgaagaaaaatgccatgattaagagtccctttaagataccgcaaaattcgtttgaccgcagaccaatgcgtagtagatggttgatgcatgaattgcgataacttattgacggcaaatgaaatatctggacgggtgagagccaagtactgtaaggagccaaggacttgtcgatactgagtcgaatctgtagcaggacttccatcacataatttaagtgattcactggtagagagaggagttgtaacctctttcgcatcctgcatgtttgcctttgataataaatcttgaatatactttctttgtgataggaagagacctgaagatgtaaatgttgcttccactcccaaaaagtagcttaaagttcctagatctttgagggagaatcgatcggccaagtgctttagaaatgcctgagtcttcaaaggattatttcctgtgacaataatatcatccacatatactaaaagatatattatgcttccattgtgctggcaaatgaataacgaggtatcagactttgaattgatgaagccaattgaggtcaaaaacgagccaagctcgttataccaagcccttggagcttgacgaagtccataaatagctttttgaagtttgcagacatgcctcggatattgaggatgaacgaaaccaggaggttgttgcataaagacatcttcagtaagtgacccctgtaaaaaggcattgttaatatccaattgtcgtatgtgccagccctttgagatagccaaactcaggataagacgaattattgtgggtttaacaacgggactaaatgtctctgtgaagtcgacaccaggtcgttgatgaaatcctttggcgactagacgtgctttgtatctggcaacggatccgtctgggttccgcttaattcgaaagacccatttacacccgatgatattttgtgtgtgatgaaagggtactaaggtccatgtagagttatggaggagagcatcatattcgtcacacatggctttacgccagtgagaagatttttgagcttgagtgattgtagtgggttcactggcctcaatggaggaatttgttatagcatgtaagtcaaggacttgacgtggtttgaaaataccacttttggagcgtgttgtcattggatgtctagggggggtggaagtggtagattgtgttggtggtatagccgagggcgagtcactgtcatggacagggtcaaccgtcggcacaacaatgtcactagatctaggagaaggtaaagccagtggcaatgttgccgagggtatgacttcattaataggggaaacttgtgaggaagggagtggaggaatagagggagtgagaagctgttgaactggagtaatagtagtatgtgaatcttgagagtaaggacgtgagggcttgatattcgcctccaccatcagagtaaactgttttaatggaagattgaaaaaaattctcgaccaactttcgaaagttggtaaatacagtagaaacatcagacttatgatggagaggatataaccatgtgtacttagtaaaataatctacaaaaatgacataaaaacgaaacttgtcaaaagaaggaattggggcagggccccacacgtcggtataaatgatttcaaatggtttagagcaagaaatggaggttgtcccaaaaggcagtttatgacttttattgcaaagacaagcatcacaatgattaatagtgctattgattttcaaggtaggaagagaataacgagaaagtaatttttgctgaataaaaggggagggatgaccaagacgacgatgccatacatcaaccggagc encodes:
- the LOC103984415 gene encoding protein DROOPING LEAF-like — translated: MVHAHSCEHRRSGYRFSPSLLLPLTLLPPPPPPLLLLLLLLLLLLLLPVVMDSVSPAEHLCYVRCTYCNTVLAVGVPCKPVMDTITVRCGHCNHLSFLSSRTMVQSHSCNDFQMGLQGACADCLRGQASSSSSSSSTSSEQTTQKPTFVVKPPEKKHRMPSAYNRFMREEIQRIKASKPDIPHREAFSMAAKNWAKCDPRCSIIVSTSGDDKLSPTEQVESSSSPTMESSSLYKQMEEED